The following proteins are encoded in a genomic region of Hemibagrus wyckioides isolate EC202008001 linkage group LG29, SWU_Hwy_1.0, whole genome shotgun sequence:
- the dnaja1 gene encoding dnaJ homolog subfamily A member 1 isoform X1 — protein MVKETGFYDVLGVKPGASPDELKKAYRKLALKYHPDKNPAKGEKFKQISQAYEVLSDAQKREVYDRGGEAAIKEGGNGGGGGGGFSTPLDIFDMFFGGGGRMRRERRGKNIVHRLTVSLEDLYNGATRKLAVQKNVICEKCEGHGGPKGVVEVCPSCRGTGVQVRLHQLLPGMVQQISTVCVSCRGQGQRLSHRNRCKTCTGRKVLRQKKILEVHIDKGMKDGQKIVFHGEGDQEPGLEPGDIIIILEQKAHPIFTRQDMDLIMTMEIQLVESLCGFQKPVQMLDNRTLLITSHPVGELIRPGDKKCVLNEGMPTYRRPFEKGRLVIFFNVVFPEANFLPVNKLKQLEQYLPSTREKSDPDSMDDDLYIYADLEDCDLSQERPRHRYIEEDEEDFHPGGVQCQTS, from the exons ATGGTGAAGGAGACGGGTTTTTATGACGTCCTGGGCGTGAAGCCCGGCGCCAGTCCAGACGAGCTGAAGAAAGCTTATCGCAAACTGGCCTTGAAATACCATCCGGACAAAAACCCAGCCAAGGGGGAGAAA TTTAAACAGATCTCTCAGGCGTACGAGGTGCTTTCTGACGCACAGAAGAGAGAAGTTTACGATCGAGGAGGAGAGGCAGCCATTAAGGAGGGAGggaatggaggaggaggaggaggaggcttcAGCACACCCTTGGACATTTTCGACATGTTCTTCGGCGGAGGAGGACGTATGCgcagagagaggagag GGAAGAATATTGTCCATCGGCTGACCGTGTCTTTGGAAGATCTGTATAATGGAGCCACCAGGAAACTGGCTGTACAGAAAAATGTCAtctgtgagaaatgtgaag GTCACGGTGGACCTAAAGGTGTGGTGGAGGTGTGTCCGTCCTGCAGGGGGACAGGAGTTCAGGTCAGGCTGCATCAGTTACTCCCCGGCATGGTGCAGCAGATCTCCACCGTCTGTGTCAGCTGCAGAGGTCAGGGTCAGCGCCTTAGCCACCGTAACCGCTGCAAAACCTGCACTGGACGCAAAGTCCTGCGCCAGAAAAAGATCCTGGAGGTGCACATCGATAAAG gtatGAAAGATGGACAGAAGATTGTTTTCCATGGGGAAGGAGACCAGGAACCTGGACTAGAGCCTGGAGACATCATTATCATCTTAGAGCAGAAGGCACATCCCATCTTCACGAG ACAGGACATGGATCTGATCATGACCATGGAAATTCAGCTCGTGGAGTCGTTGTGTGGTTTCCAGAAACCCGTCCAAATGCTGGACAACAGAACACTGCTCATCACCTCACACCCAG TAGGTGAGTTGATCAGACCAGGTGATAAGAAGTGTGTGCTGAATGAAGGGATGCCTACGTACCGCCGCCCCTTTGAGAAAGGCAGACTGGTCATCTTTTTTAAT GTCGTCTTCCCCGAGGCTAACTTCCTCCCTGTAAACAAGCTGAAGCAGCTGGAGCAGTATTTGCCTTCCACACGAGAGAAGAGCGATCCCGACAGCATGGACGATGACCTCTACATCTACGCTGACCTGGAGGACTGTGATCTGAGCCAGGAGAGACCACGTCACCGCTACAttgaggaggacgaggaggactTTCATCCAGGAGGAGTACAGTGCCAAACCTCATAG
- the dnaja1 gene encoding dnaJ homolog subfamily A member 1 isoform X2: protein MVKETGFYDVLGVKPGASPDELKKAYRKLALKYHPDKNPAKGEKFKQISQAYEVLSDAQKREVYDRGGEAAIKEGGNGGGGGGGFSTPLDIFDMFFGGGGRMRRERRGKNIVHRLTVSLEDLYNGATRKLAVQKNVICEKCEGHGGPKGVVEVCPSCRGTGVQVRLHQLLPGMVQQISTVCVSCRGQGQRLSHRNRCKTCTGRKVLRQKKILEVHIDKGMKDGQKIVFHGEGDQEPGLEPGDIIIILEQKAHPIFTRQDMDLIMTMEIQLVESLCGFQKPVQMLDNRTLLITSHPGELIRPGDKKCVLNEGMPTYRRPFEKGRLVIFFNVVFPEANFLPVNKLKQLEQYLPSTREKSDPDSMDDDLYIYADLEDCDLSQERPRHRYIEEDEEDFHPGGVQCQTS from the exons ATGGTGAAGGAGACGGGTTTTTATGACGTCCTGGGCGTGAAGCCCGGCGCCAGTCCAGACGAGCTGAAGAAAGCTTATCGCAAACTGGCCTTGAAATACCATCCGGACAAAAACCCAGCCAAGGGGGAGAAA TTTAAACAGATCTCTCAGGCGTACGAGGTGCTTTCTGACGCACAGAAGAGAGAAGTTTACGATCGAGGAGGAGAGGCAGCCATTAAGGAGGGAGggaatggaggaggaggaggaggaggcttcAGCACACCCTTGGACATTTTCGACATGTTCTTCGGCGGAGGAGGACGTATGCgcagagagaggagag GGAAGAATATTGTCCATCGGCTGACCGTGTCTTTGGAAGATCTGTATAATGGAGCCACCAGGAAACTGGCTGTACAGAAAAATGTCAtctgtgagaaatgtgaag GTCACGGTGGACCTAAAGGTGTGGTGGAGGTGTGTCCGTCCTGCAGGGGGACAGGAGTTCAGGTCAGGCTGCATCAGTTACTCCCCGGCATGGTGCAGCAGATCTCCACCGTCTGTGTCAGCTGCAGAGGTCAGGGTCAGCGCCTTAGCCACCGTAACCGCTGCAAAACCTGCACTGGACGCAAAGTCCTGCGCCAGAAAAAGATCCTGGAGGTGCACATCGATAAAG gtatGAAAGATGGACAGAAGATTGTTTTCCATGGGGAAGGAGACCAGGAACCTGGACTAGAGCCTGGAGACATCATTATCATCTTAGAGCAGAAGGCACATCCCATCTTCACGAG ACAGGACATGGATCTGATCATGACCATGGAAATTCAGCTCGTGGAGTCGTTGTGTGGTTTCCAGAAACCCGTCCAAATGCTGGACAACAGAACACTGCTCATCACCTCACACCCAG GTGAGTTGATCAGACCAGGTGATAAGAAGTGTGTGCTGAATGAAGGGATGCCTACGTACCGCCGCCCCTTTGAGAAAGGCAGACTGGTCATCTTTTTTAAT GTCGTCTTCCCCGAGGCTAACTTCCTCCCTGTAAACAAGCTGAAGCAGCTGGAGCAGTATTTGCCTTCCACACGAGAGAAGAGCGATCCCGACAGCATGGACGATGACCTCTACATCTACGCTGACCTGGAGGACTGTGATCTGAGCCAGGAGAGACCACGTCACCGCTACAttgaggaggacgaggaggactTTCATCCAGGAGGAGTACAGTGCCAAACCTCATAG